In the genome of Dermatobacter hominis, the window CGACGGCTACCAGCCAAGAGCGGTACAGGCCACGATTCAGGGCGGATCAGGGTCAGTTGACGTGAGCCTTGCATCAGGTGAGGTCGGCGCCGCCACGCTCGAGTCCCGTCGGCTCACGCTCGAAGAGATCATCGAGAAGGGTATCGACGTCGCCGATCCCGAGAACCAGAACGTCTACGAGGCCACCATCAACCTGTTCTTCGTTCCGATCGACGAAGAGCAGCCGATCCAAGAGCAGGTGCGTGTATTCGTTACGCCCGAAGGCGTTTCGTGCGCGTCTGACTGTGGCGGTGGTGGTGGCGGCGGCTGGGGCGTTGGCGGCGGGTTCCCCGTGTTTACGAGTGGTGGATACAGGTTCAGCCCGTCAGTCCAGTACGTGGAGGGCCAGCCGGTCATCCAGTGGCTCGTGATTCCCGTGAAGGCCAGCTGGCTCAAGGAGTTCTTCGACGTCAAGCTCGTCGTCCAGAACTTCACCGGCGCCTTCGCTTTCACGGAAGGAACAGCACAACTCAATCTCCCGTCAGGGCTCAGCCTTGCGCCCACTGCCGAACCTCAGAGCCTTCAGGTCGACGTGGCCGACATTGCAGCGAACAGCTCCAAGGACGTGATCTGGACGGTGCGAGGGGACGTCGAAGGCGAGTACGACCTGTCGGCGTCATACAGCGGCATCGTGGACCCGATTGGTAAGCCGGTCTTCCTCCAGGCGCTCACCCCGACGCCTCTGAAGGTGTGGGGCGGATCAGCGGTGAAGATGATCGTCGAGGTCGACGACAAGATCCACCGGTGGGGTCCTTACGAGATCTGGGTCACGCTCGAGAACGTCTCCGACATCGACATCTACAACGCGGAGGTCGAACTCAAGGACAGGCCACCGGATGCCCCCGAGTGGCAGGCCGAGTACCTCATCGACCCATTGGCGGACCTGACGAGCTTTACGCCGAAGCTGCCTGCACACGGGCGGTTCACCGCCAAGTACACAGTCTTCGCCGGCGTCGGCAACGACGAGGTGCAGAACCTCAAACTCGTTCTCTCACAGAGCTTCATCCAAAGAACCGGCGGCAACGTCAACATCCAGACCGAACTCCGGGAGAAGACCTCCGAGGTCTACCAGGCCTTCGACAACCTGAACGTCGAGGTCGATGCCGGCGAGGGCCGTGGCGACGACCGCGCCGTCCTCAGCTGGGTCGGCCCTGCAGCACCCGACGGGCTGACCGTGTCCGGGTACCAGGTCCTCGCAGGCGATCTCCGTAGCCGGGCCGGCAACTGGCGCCTCATTGGGGAGGTCTCCGAGGACGGCGATGGACAGAACGAGTTCTCGGTCCCGTCGACCGACCGCTCACTCGGCCGGTACTTCATCGTGCGCACGGTGTTCAGCGACGGATCCCAACGGGTGTTCCACAACCTGGCCACGGGCCCGGCCCGGTACCTCTCGCTCGGCGACTCCTACTCGTCGGGCGAGGGCCTGCCGGCCTTCGATGTCGGAACCGCTTCGGACGTCACGCCGGTGCCGGACAATCTCAAGGAGCAGTACCCGTACGACAACAAGTGTCACCGGTCGAACGGTTCCTATGGCCGACTGATCTCCAGGGACGATGACCTGCCGGTACTCATGGAACCGGCCGAGTTCCACGCGTGTTCAGGTGCGGTCACCCGGGACTTCGAGACACCGAACCCCGACAACGAAGGCGAAGCCGCCCAGCTCGACCACGTCAACGAGTTCACCGATGTCGTCACCCTCTCTGTTGGTGGCAATGACGCCGGGTTCGGCGACGTGGCCCTCATGTGCCTTGCTGTCGACTGCGGTCTGACTCTGGGGCCGGCCGAGGTGATCGGCTCGAACGCCTGGCTGAGTCGGGCTGATGACATGTGGACCGCTGGATCGTTCCTGAGCACGCGTATCAAGGCCGTCGTCGACGCGTTCGGTACATGCGCAGCCGCCCAGACGCCGCCGACTGCATTTGCCTGCACGTACAAGACCCAGAAGGCCATCAAGGGTCTCGAGGAGCTGACCCAGTTCCCCGATGCCATGCAACGCACTGCCAAACCGTCCTTCGCATTCCGACAGGGGGCGCTCCGCGGTCGGCTCGAGCGCATCTACACCCAGATCGCCGATCGTGCCCCGAACTCCCGCGTCTTCGTGCAGCTGTACCCCTATCCCGTCGACGCGGTGTCCGACGGAACGATCTGCAACATCGCCCCGGTCGACGGTTTCGGGCTCTCTGATACTGAACGGCGTGCGGTGAGGAAGTTCGTCGACGAGATCAACGCCCGGATCCGTGAGGCGGCGAACGCAGCCAACTCCTACGCCGGCCGCCAGCAGTTCCGGGTCGTCGACCCGAACCCGGCCTTCGCTGGAAAGGAACTCTGCAACGGTGGGTCATTGAACCCGCAGACCGGATTAAACGCGATCGTCAACCCGTACTTCAGCCAGCCGGGGAACTATGGCCCGGTGGCCTACTCGCTGCACCCGAATGCGGTCGGCCAGCAGGCCTACTACCAGGCGCTCAAGTCGGAGATCGACGACACGTTCAACACCAAGGTCGTGACCACGCCGGAGAGCACCACCCAGGCCGGCACGGTCAACGTCGCCGCCGGCCAGCGATACCTCAACGTGTCGACCTACTGGCGCGGCAGCACCGTCACGACCACCGCCGTCGGTCCTTCCGGACAGCGCGTCACGGCTACAACCGATGGGGTCCGGTCCGATGTGACGCCGACCAGCGAGTGGCTGGACATCCCCAACCCCGAGCCCGGCATCTGGACGATTGAGGTTTACGGAACGGACGTGCCGTCGGATGGGGAGGACACGATCGTCCGAGCCTGGACGACCCCGATTGAGATCGTTGGTCCCACCGCGTCGGGAACGGCCGCGGTGCTCGACGAGGTCACCGGGGTGGTGGCCTTCGACGCCTCCGCTTCCGAGGCCGGCGACAACACGATCCAGGCGTACCGCTGGATCCTGCCGGACGGCAACGAGGTCGAAGGAGCCATGGCGATGGCCACGCTCGGGCTCGGCCCCGCACGAACGGCTCTCCTGGAGGTGACCGACGCCTCGGGCCGTGTCGGGTACGCGGACATCGCCATCCCGCGCTTCGGACCGGAGAACTTCCCGCCGACTGCGAGCGATCTGTCGACCGCGACCACTGTGGACACGCCAACACAGATCATCCTGGCCGGCAGCGATCCCGAGGCCAGCGCCCTGACCTACGAGATCGTCTCCCAGCCGGGCCAGGGAACCCTCTTGGGGACCGCGCCGGCGCTCACCTACATGCCGGCCGGCGGGTTCACGGGGACCGACACCTTCACCTTCAGGGTCTTCGACGGGGAACTCTGGTCCGAACCTGCAACGGTAACGATCTCCGTCACCCCCACCACTGCGACCGTCGCGGGGCGGGCCCTGGTGGGTGGTACCGCAGTGCGCGGCGCCCAGATCCGGCTGTACCTACCCGGCTCCAAGACTCCGGTCCGCTACGCGGTCAGCAACGCCTCCGGGAACTGGACGGTCTCGGGTCTCCAGCCCGGCACGTACCAGATCCAGGTGGTGCCCCCGAGCAGACGATGGCAGCGGACCTGGGTCGGACCATCGGGCGATCGCACTACTGCGACCAGCTACACCCTGACTGCCGGTCAGGAGCGAACAGGGGTCGACGTGGTCCTGAAGGTGCGGGGGTGACGGGCATGGACACGAAGCGAACGAGCATTCTGACGGCGCTCGCCGCGATCACCTTCCTGATCGCGGCCTGCGTGCCCAACGAACCCACACCTAGCACCGTCCCCTCGACGACCACCCCGACCACGCTCCCGGCGGGTGTCACCGTCTCCTCGTTGTCGGCGGGGTCGGCCCGTACCTGCGCGGTGTTGAGTGACGGCACCGTTCGATGCTGGGGCGATGGTGCCCAAGGAGCACTTGGCACCGGAAGCGGGACGGACAGCGCCTATGCGGTCAAGGTCACCGGCTTGACCGGCGCCACCGGCGTGGCGGTCGGAGGCAGCCACTCGTGCGCCATCGTCGCCGGGGGAGTGGTGCGGTGCTGGGGTGACAACTCCTCCGGACAGCTCGGTGACGGCAGCACCACGGACCGACTGAACCCGGTCGAGGTCACCGGGCTGAGCAGCGTGGATGCGATCACGGCCGGCGACGACTTCACCTGCGCTGTCGCCGACGGCACCGTCAGCTGCTGGGGAGCCAATGCCGCCGGCCAAGTCGGTGACGGCACCACGACCAGCCGAAATGTTCCCACGCTTGTGGTCGGTGTGACCGGAGCGACGGCCATCGCCGCCGGGCTCGAACACGCCTGCGCCGCCCTCGCCGACGGCACCGTCAGCTGCTGGGGGGCCGGGGGGGCAGGCCAGCTAGGCGACGGCTCCGGAGCGAGCCGGCCAACGCCGGCACCCGTCCCCGGCCTCGGTGGCGCGACCGGGATCGCGGCCGGCGAGTTCACCACCTGTGCGGTCACCGCCACGGGCGTCTGGTGCTGGGGCGGCAACACCGACGGTCAGCTCGCCAACGGCTCGACCGCCAATGCTCTGA includes:
- a CDS encoding RCC1 domain-containing protein gives rise to the protein MDTKRTSILTALAAITFLIAACVPNEPTPSTVPSTTTPTTLPAGVTVSSLSAGSARTCAVLSDGTVRCWGDGAQGALGTGSGTDSAYAVKVTGLTGATGVAVGGSHSCAIVAGGVVRCWGDNSSGQLGDGSTTDRLNPVEVTGLSSVDAITAGDDFTCAVADGTVSCWGANAAGQVGDGTTTSRNVPTLVVGVTGATAIAAGLEHACAALADGTVSCWGAGGAGQLGDGSGASRPTPAPVPGLGGATGIAAGEFTTCAVTATGVWCWGGNTDGQLANGSTANALTPVQLPATDDASGVSIGAFTVCVTAAGTIRCAGGNQQGELGVSAVVSSGLNDLGLVDAAATPVSGQSHTCVLRAGSHPWCWGANGVGQVGDGTTTDRFLPTATFGL